One Mycobacterium paraseoulense genomic window, CGCCGGCCCAAGACGCGCCGTCGGGCGGCGGCAACGGCCTCGCCGCCGAGGTCCACACCCTCGAGCGGGCCATCTTCGAGGTCAAGCGGATCATCGTCGGGCAGGACCAGCTCGTCGAGCGCATGCTGGTCGGCCTGCTCTCCAAGGGGCACGTGCTGCTCGAGGGCGTTCCCGGCGTGGCCAAGACGCTGGCCGTCGAGACCTTCGCCAAGGTCGTGGGCGGCACGTTCGCCCGCATCCAGTTCACGCCCGACCTGGTCCCCACCGACATCATCGGTACCCGGATCTACCGGCAGGGCAAGGAGGAGTTCGACACCGAGCTCGGCCCGGTGGTGGTGAACTTCCTGCTCGCCGACGAGATCAACCGCGCGCCCGCCAAGGTGCAGTCGGCGCTGCTGGAGGTCATGCAGGAACGCCACGTGTCGATCGGCGGCAAGACCTTCGATCTGCCCAACCCGTTCCTGGTGATGGCCACGCAGAACCCGATCGAGCACGAGGGCGTGTACCCGCTGCCCGAGGCCCAGCGCGACCGCTTCCTGTTCAAGATCAACGTCGGTTACCCGTCGCCGGAGGAGGAGCGGGAGATCATCTACCGGATGGGCGTGAAGCCGCCGCAGCCCAAGCAGATCCTGAATACCGGCGATCTGCTGCGGCTGCAGGACATCGCGGCCAACGGCTTCGTCCACCACGCGCTGGTCGACTACGTGGTGCGCGTCGTCATGGCCACCCGTTATCCCGAGCAGCTCGGGATGAACGACGTCAAGACGTGGATCTCGTTCGGTGCGTCCCCGCGTGCCTCGCTGGGCATCATCGCGGCGTCCCGGTCGCTGGCGCTGGTGCGTGGCCGCGACTACGTGATCCCGCAAGACGTCGTCGACGTCATTCCCGACGTGCTGCGGCACCGGTTGGTGCTCACCTATGACGCGCTCGCCGACGAGATCTCGCCGGAGATCGTCATCAACCGGATCCTGCAGACCGTCGCCCTGCCACAGGTGAACGCCGTTCCGCAGCAAGGGCAGTCGGTGCCCCCGGTGATGCAGGCCGCCGGCGCGGCCAGCGGTCGGTGACGGATCCCAGCGGGCCGGCGGTGTCACATCCGCCATCGATGCAGCGCGGGCAGATCGTCGACCCGAAGCTGGCGGCGGCGCTGCGGCAGCTCGAGCTGACGGTCAAGCGCAAGCTCGACGGAGTCCTGCACGGCGACCACCTCGGCCTGATCCCGGGACCGGGTTCGGAGCCGGGGGAGTCGCGCGAGTACCAGCCCGGCGATGACGTCCGGCGGATGGACTGGGCCGTCACCGCGCGCACCATGCACCCGCACGTCCGGCAGATGATCGCCGACCGCGAGCTGGAAACCTGGCTGGTGGTCGACATGTCGGCCAGCCTGGACTTCGGCACCGTCGGGTGCGAGAAGCGGGACCTGGCGGTGGCGGCCGCGGCCGCGATCACGTTCCTCAACAGCGGCGGTGGCAACCGGCTCGGCGCGCTGATCGCCAACGGGCAGACGATGACGCGGGTCCCGGCGCGTTCCGGGCGTCAGCACGAGCAGACGCTGCTGCGCACCATCGCCACCACGCCCAGGGCGCCGGTCGGGGTGCGCGGTGATCTGGCGACGGCCATCGACGCGTTGCGCCGGCCGGAACGCCGGCGCGGCATGGCGGTGATCATCAGCGACTTCCTGGGTCCGATCAACTGGATGCGCCCGCTGCGCGCGATCGCGGCCCGCCACGAGGTGCTCGCCATCGAGGTGCTCGACCCCCGCGACGTCGAACTGCCCGACATCGGTGACGTCGTGCTGCAGGACGCCGAGTCCGGGGTCACCCGCGAATTCACCATCGACGCCCAGCTGCGTGACGATTTCGCCAAGGCCGCCGCGGCGCACCGCGCCGAGGTGGCGCGCACCATCCGCAGCTGCGGGGCCCCGGTTCTGACCTTGCGCACCGACCGGGATTGGATCGCCGACATCGTCCGCTTCGTCGAGTCCCGCCGACGCGGTGCATTGGCGGGGCGGCAGTGACATTGCCGCTCCTCGGCCCGATGTCGTTGTCGGGCTTCGAACATTCGTGGTTCTTCCTGTTCCTGCTCGTCGTCTTCGGGCTGGCCGCGCTCTACATCGTCATGCAGTTGGCGCGCCAGCGCCGCATGCTGCGGTTCGCCAACATGGAGCTGCTGGAGAGCGTCGCCCCCGAGCGTCCGCCCAGGTGGCGGCATGTGCCGGCGATCCTGCTGGTGGCCTCCCTGGTGCTGTTCACCATCGCGATGGCCGGGCCGACGCACGACGTGCGAATTCCACGCAACCGCGCGGTGGTGATGCTGGTGATCGACGTGTCGCAGTCGATGCGGGCCACCGACGTGCAGCCGAACCGGATGGCGGCCGCCCAGGAGGCGGCCAAGGCGTTCGCCGACGAGCTGACGCCCGGCATCAACCTCGGGCTGATCGAGTACGCGGGCACCGCGACGGTGCTGGTGCAGCCGACGACCAACCGCGACGCCACCAAAAACGCCCTGGACAAGCTGCAGTTCGCCGACCGCACGGCCACCGGGGAGGGCATCTTCACCGCGCTGCAGGCCATCGCCACGGTCGGCGCGGTGATCGGCGGCGGCGATACGCCGCCGCCCGCGCGCATCGTGTTGTTCTCCGACGGCAAGGAGACGATGCCGACCAACCCGGACAATCCCAAGGGCGCCTTCACCGCCGCGCGCACCGCCAAGGACCAGGGCGTGCCGATCTCGACGATCTCGTTCGGCACCCCGTACGGCTTCGTCGAGATCAACGACCAGCGCCAGCCGGTGCCCGTCGACGACTCGACGATGAAGAAGGTCGCCGAACTCTCGGGCGGGTCGTGGTACAACGCCGCGAGCCTGGCCGAGCTGAAGGCCGTCTACGCGACGCTGCAGCAGCAGATCGGCTACGAGACGATCAAGGGCGATGCCAGCGTGGGCTGGGTGCGGTTGGGTGCGCTGGTGCTGGCGCTGGCGGCGCTGGCGGCGCTGCTCATCAACCGCCGCCTGCCGACCTAGCCCCGCTTGGCCCGCCTGCCCGTTTGATCCCGCCCGGCCCGCCGGCGTAACGCCAGGGCGGGAATTCGGCCGATTTGTCGCCCTGGCGTTACATGCGGCGCGCTCGCGCCTGGGCAACCCGGCGGATGATGTCGTCGGGATGGTCTTCTGCGATGACCCGGACCACGATCCACCCGTAACGTTCAAGCATCTCGAGCCGGCGGATGTCCTTCACGTATTGATAGCGACTGGTTCGATGTTGGTCGCCGTCGTACTCGACGGCGACCATTATGTCCTCCCAGCCCATATCCAAATAAGCCTCGGCCCAACCCCATTCGTTGCGCACGGCGATCTGGGTCTGCGGCCGGGGAAAGCCGGCCTGCAGCAACAGAAGGCGCAGCCACGTTTCCTTTGGGGACTGGGCCCCACCGTCAATCAGCTCGAGAGACGCTTTCGCCGCCTTCATGCCATGCCGGCCGCGGTAGCGGTCGACGAGCAACTCGACGTCGGCCATCTTCACTTCGATTGCCTGGGCAAGGGCATCGATGGCGGCGACCGCCGTGCCCCTGGGGTGGCGTCTCGCCAGGTCGAGTGCCGTTCGAGCAGGTGTGGTGACCCGCATGCCGTCGACGATGGTGATCTCGTCGGACTCGATGCGTTCCTCCCAGACGCGCACTCCTTCAGTTTCGCGACGGTTGGTGTCCATGATCTCGGCCGGCCGCGCCGGGTCGATCCACCGAGCACCATGCAGCGCGGAGGCGGAGAAGCCGGCGAGGATGCCGCGTCGGCGTGATCGCAGCCAGGACGCTTTGGCGCGCAGCACAGCCGTCAGCTCGGTATCTCTTGGCACGTATACGTCACGATGCAGCGCAACGTAACGAGCTCGCAGCTCGTGGCGGGTCACCAGCTGCGCGGCCCGGGCTTCGCTGCCCACGAACGGGTACGTCATGACGAGAGTCTGCGAAGCCCCACCGACATGCGCGCGCGGCTGTAACGCCATGGCGGGATTCCGCTCGATATTTCGCCATGGCGTTACGTGCGTGGCCAGCCGGTTACGGGGCGAGCAACCTGAGGCGATAGGTTGACGGGGTGACTGACACGGCCACCGAGAACACCACCGAAAGTGCCGCCGACGGCGGCAAACCCGCATTCGTATCGCGTTCGGTCCTGGTGACGGGCGGAAACCGGGGGATCGGTCTGGCGATCGCGCAGCGGCTGGCCGCCGACGGCCACAAGGTCGCCGTCACCCACCGCGGATCCGGGGCGCCCGAGGGGCTGTTCGGGGTTGTGTGTGACGTCACCGACAACGAGGCCGTCGACCGCGCGTTCAAGGAGGTCGAGGAGCACCAGGGTCCGGTGGAGGTGCTGGTGTCCAACGCCGGCATCTCCAAGGACGCCTTCCTGATCCGGATGACCGAGGAACGCTTCGAGGAGGTCATCAACGCCAACCTCACCGGGGCATTCCGGGTGGCGCAGCGGGCGTCGCGCAGCATGCAGCGCAAGCGGTTCGGCCGGATCATCTTCATCGGGTCGGTGTCCGGCATGTGGGGGATCGGCAACCAGGCCAACTATGCGGCCGCCAAGGCCGGCCTGATCGGCATGGCGCGCTCGATCTCCCGCGAGCTGTCCAAGGCCGGGGTGACCGCCAACGTGGTCGCCCCCGGTTACATCGACACCGAGATGACCCGCGCGCTGGACGAGCGGATCCAGGCGGGTGCGCTGGAATTCATCCCGGCCAAGCGGGTCGGCACCGCCGAGGAGGTCGCCGGGGCGGTCAGCTTCCTGGCGTCCGAGGATGCGAGCTACATCGCCGGCGCGGTCATCCCGGTCGACGGCGGCATGGGCATGGGCCACTGAATTCATCTACGACACAAGGACATTAAGGACGGACATGGCAGGACTGCTCGACGGCAAACGGATTCTGGTCTCGGGGATCATCACCGACTCGTCGATCGCGTTTCACATCGCCAAGGTGGCCCAGGAAGCGGGCGCCCAGCTGGTGCTGACGGGGTTCGACCGGCTGCGGCTGATCCAGCGCATCGCCGACCGGCTACCGGAGAAGGCCCCGCTGATCGAGCTCGACGTGCAGAACGAGGAGCACCTGAACACCCTGGCCGATCGGGTCTCCGCCGAGATCGGCGAGGGCAACAAGCTGGACGGCGTCGTGCACTCGATCGGCTTCATGCCGCAGACCGGGATGGGCATCAACCCGTTCTTCGACGCCCCCTACGAGGACGTCTCCAAGGGCATCCACATCTCCGCGTATTCGTACGCCTCGCTGGCCAAGGCGCTGCTGCCGATCATGAATCCCGGCGGGTCCATCGTCGGCATGGACTTCGACCCCAGCCGGGCCATGCCGGCCTACAACTGGATGACGGTGGCCAAGAGCGCGCTGGAATCGGTCAACCGGTTCGTGGCCCGCGAGGCCGGCAAGTTCGGGGTGCGCTCGAATCTCGTTGCCGCCGGGCCCATCCGGACGCTGGCGATGTCGGCGATCGTCGGCGGCGCGCTCGGCGAGGAGGCCGGTGCCCAGATGCAACTGCTCGAAGAGGGCTGGGACCAGCGCGCGCCGATCGGCTGGAACATGAAGGACCCCACGCCGGTCGCCAAGACCGTGTGCGCCGTGCTCTCGGACTGGCTGCCGGCCACCACCGGCACCATCATCTTCGCCGATGGTGGCGCCAGTACGCAATTGCTCTAGAAGCGGAATTGCGCTAACCCCTAATGGAATTCGACGCCGTCCTGCTCCTGTCCTTCGGTGGGCCGGAGGGGCCCGATCAGGTGCGGCCGTTTCTGGAAAACGTCACGCGGGGGCGCAACGTCCCGCCCGAACGCCTGGACGACGTCGCCCGGCACTACCTGCATTTCGGCGGGGTGTCCCCGATCAACGGCATCAACCGCGCCCTGATCGCCGAGCTCGAGGCGGTACAGGACCTGCCGGTCTACTTCGGCAACCGCAACTGGGACCCTTACGTCGAAGACACGGTAAAGGCCATGCGCGACAGGGGAGTTCGCCGCGCCGCGGTGTTCACCACGTCGGCGTGGAGCGGTTATTCGGGCTGCACGCAGTATGCCGAAGACATCGCCAGGGCGCGCCGCGCCGCCGGGCCGGACGCGCCGGAGCTGGTGAAGCTGCGGCCGTATTTCGACCATCCGCTCTTCGTCGAGATGTTCGCCGGCTCGGTCACGGCCGCGGCCGAGAGCGTGCCCGCCGGCGCACGGCTGGTGTTCACCGCGCATTCCGTTCCGGTGGCCGCCGACCAGCGCCTCGGCCCGAGGCTGTACAGCCGCCAAGTCGCTTACGCCACAAGGCTTGTCGCGGGTGCGGCGGGCTACGCCGACTACGATCTGGTCTGGCAGTCGCGTTCGGGCCCGCCGCAGGTGCCGTGGCTGGAGCCCAGCGTCGAGGACCATCTCACCGCACTGGCCGCCGCGGGCACCGAGGCCGTCATTGTCTGCCCGATCGGGTTCGTCGCCGACCACATCGAGGTGGTGTGGGATCTCGACGAGGAGGTGCGATCCCAGGCCGAGGCGGCCGGGCTGGCGTTCGCGCGGGCCGCCACGCCCAACGCCGATCGGCGATTCGCCCGGCTGGCCGCCGACCTGATCGACGAACTGCGCACGGGCCGAGAGCCGGCCCGGGTGGCCGGCCCGGACCCGGTGCCCGGTTGTCTCGCCGGCGTCGACGGCGCTGCCTGCCGCCCGCCGCACTGCGTGCGGGAAGATCCGGGCGACTGAGCGACTAATCCACCCACGCCGAGTGCAGGATCGCGGTGACGGCGGCCATCCGCGCCGAACGCACGACGGCGGTCAGCGGCCGCAACGCGTCGCTGGCGATGCGCGCCTCGGAAGAGGATCGCGTTCCGAACGGCTCCAGGCCGGCGACGACGGGCGCGGTGAAACGCTCCGGCGAGTCCGGTGACCGGCTGAGCCCCGCGCTGACCGCGATGATCGCGTCGACGTGCGCGGCGTTCTCCAGCACCCGCAGCGCCCGGGTCGGCGCATGGTCGGGAACGCGGTGCTGCCGTGCGGATTCCAGCAGCTGCTCGACGAGTCCCCGCGGATCGTCGATGTCGGCCGTGGCCGATCCCAGTCCGATGGCCCCGAGCGCGTCCGCTGCCGACCGCACGGCCGAGCGCAGGGTGTATTCGGCATCGCCGAGCTCGTGGTGGTCGAGCACCGGCGCGCCCGGCAGCGAGTACACCGTCCAGGACAGCGCGCAGGCCTCGGGGAAGTCGGCCGGCTCGTCGTCGTAGGAAAACTCGGGCACCAGCCCGACCGCGGCGGCGGGATCGTATGGGTTGGCGATGATGATCGCCTCGCCCGCGGCCAGGGCGTCACGCTCGAACTGCGTGCCCGGGGCGAGCCCGCGCACGTCGCCGGGCACCGGCAAAAGCACATTGATCGTCCCGCGCAACGGGTCGGGCCCGCCCGGTGCGGGCGTCGACCGGCCAACCGCGGCGCGCAGCGTCTGCAGCAGCGTCACCGACCCGGCGTCGTGCACGTCGGGCCACGGCAGCCCGGTATGCCCGGCGGCGACCGCATCATACGCGGTGACCGATTGCTTTGGCGCCCATACCGATAACGCGTCCAGGACGTCGTCGGGCGCGGCCTTGCCCGCGAGCCAGGCGTTGGCCCACACGGACAGCGAGACACTGGGACACCACACGATTCCGCAGTGTAGTTGTTTTGCCCGGCAAAGGCTGATCACGCGTATTCTGGCCGCATGCACGCCGCGGTGCTTTGGCTAATATTCGCGCTGGTGCTCGCCGGTGCCGAGGCGCTCACCGGCCATATGTTTTTGGTGATGCTCGGCGGCGGGGCGCTGGCGGCGGCGATCACCAGCTGGCTGACGAACTGGCCCGGCTGGGCGGACGGGACGGTGTTCCTGATCGTCTCGATCCTGCTGCTGGCGCTGGTGCGCCCCGCGCTGCGGCGGCAGCTGACGCCCGCGCACGTGCCGCAGATGGGCATCGAGGCGCTGGAGGGTAAGAACGCGCTGGTGCTCGAGCGGATCTCGCGCGACAAGGGCCAGGTCAAGCTCGACGGCGAGGTGTGGACGGCGCGTCCGCTCAACGAAGGGGATGTCTACGAACCGGGGGAGTCGGTGACCGTCTTGCAGATCGACGGCGCCACGGCGGTGGTCTTCAAGAGCGGCCCATAACGGCCGCGAGAAGCGCTGTGAGAGAGAGGAACTCGGGTGCAAGGTGCTGTAGCTGGTTTGGTGTTGTTGGCCGTCCTGGTGATATTCGCCATCGTGGTGGTGGCAAAGTCGGTCGCCCTGATACCGCAGGCGGAGGCCGCCGTGATCGAACGGCTGGGTCGATACAGCCGCACGGTCAGCGGTCAACTGACGCTGCTCGTGCCGTTCATCGACCGGGTCCGCGCCCGGGTGGACCTGCGCGAGCGGGTGGTGTCTTTCCCGCCGCAGCCGGTGATCACCGAGGACAACCTGACGCTCAACATCGACACGGTGGTCTACTTCCAGGTCACCGTGCCGCAGGCGGCCGTCTACGAGATCAGTAACTACATCGTCGGCGTGGAGCAGCTCACCACCACCACGCTGCGCAACGTGGTGGGCGGCATGACGCTGGAGCAGACGCTGACCTCCCGCGACATGATCAACGGCCAGTTGCGCGGGGTGCTCGACGAGGCGACTAACCGGTGGGGCCTGCGGGTCGCCCGGGTCGAGTTGCGCAGCATCGATCCGCCCCCGTCCATCCAGGCCTCGATGGAAAAGCAGATGAAGGCCGACCGGGAGAAGCGGGCGATGATCTTGACGGCCGAAGGGAATCGGCAGGCCGCGATCACCCAGGCCGAGGGCGCCAAGCAGGCGCAGATCCTGGCCGCGGAGGGCGCCAAGCAGGCCGCGATCCTGGCCGCCGAGGCCGACCGGCAGTCGCGCATGCTGCGCGCCCAGGGTGAGCGCGCCGCGGCCTACCTGCGGGCGCAGGGGCAGGCGAAGGCC contains:
- a CDS encoding type IV toxin-antitoxin system AbiEi family antitoxin, which codes for MTYPFVGSEARAAQLVTRHELRARYVALHRDVYVPRDTELTAVLRAKASWLRSRRRGILAGFSASALHGARWIDPARPAEIMDTNRRETEGVRVWEERIESDEITIVDGMRVTTPARTALDLARRHPRGTAVAAIDALAQAIEVKMADVELLVDRYRGRHGMKAAKASLELIDGGAQSPKETWLRLLLLQAGFPRPQTQIAVRNEWGWAEAYLDMGWEDIMVAVEYDGDQHRTSRYQYVKDIRRLEMLERYGWIVVRVIAEDHPDDIIRRVAQARARRM
- a CDS encoding DUF58 domain-containing protein; protein product: MQRGQIVDPKLAAALRQLELTVKRKLDGVLHGDHLGLIPGPGSEPGESREYQPGDDVRRMDWAVTARTMHPHVRQMIADRELETWLVVDMSASLDFGTVGCEKRDLAVAAAAAITFLNSGGGNRLGALIANGQTMTRVPARSGRQHEQTLLRTIATTPRAPVGVRGDLATAIDALRRPERRRGMAVIISDFLGPINWMRPLRAIAARHEVLAIEVLDPRDVELPDIGDVVLQDAESGVTREFTIDAQLRDDFAKAAAAHRAEVARTIRSCGAPVLTLRTDRDWIADIVRFVESRRRGALAGRQ
- the moxR1 gene encoding chaperone MoxR1, with protein sequence MTAAGGPPPGASGYSGPGGQSGPPAQDAPSGGGNGLAAEVHTLERAIFEVKRIIVGQDQLVERMLVGLLSKGHVLLEGVPGVAKTLAVETFAKVVGGTFARIQFTPDLVPTDIIGTRIYRQGKEEFDTELGPVVVNFLLADEINRAPAKVQSALLEVMQERHVSIGGKTFDLPNPFLVMATQNPIEHEGVYPLPEAQRDRFLFKINVGYPSPEEEREIIYRMGVKPPQPKQILNTGDLLRLQDIAANGFVHHALVDYVVRVVMATRYPEQLGMNDVKTWISFGASPRASLGIIAASRSLALVRGRDYVIPQDVVDVIPDVLRHRLVLTYDALADEISPEIVINRILQTVALPQVNAVPQQGQSVPPVMQAAGAASGR
- a CDS encoding ferrochelatase, coding for MEFDAVLLLSFGGPEGPDQVRPFLENVTRGRNVPPERLDDVARHYLHFGGVSPINGINRALIAELEAVQDLPVYFGNRNWDPYVEDTVKAMRDRGVRRAAVFTTSAWSGYSGCTQYAEDIARARRAAGPDAPELVKLRPYFDHPLFVEMFAGSVTAAAESVPAGARLVFTAHSVPVAADQRLGPRLYSRQVAYATRLVAGAAGYADYDLVWQSRSGPPQVPWLEPSVEDHLTALAAAGTEAVIVCPIGFVADHIEVVWDLDEEVRSQAEAAGLAFARAATPNADRRFARLAADLIDELRTGREPARVAGPDPVPGCLAGVDGAACRPPHCVREDPGD
- a CDS encoding NfeD family protein, which translates into the protein MHAAVLWLIFALVLAGAEALTGHMFLVMLGGGALAAAITSWLTNWPGWADGTVFLIVSILLLALVRPALRRQLTPAHVPQMGIEALEGKNALVLERISRDKGQVKLDGEVWTARPLNEGDVYEPGESVTVLQIDGATAVVFKSGP
- a CDS encoding VWA domain-containing protein; translation: MTLPLLGPMSLSGFEHSWFFLFLLVVFGLAALYIVMQLARQRRMLRFANMELLESVAPERPPRWRHVPAILLVASLVLFTIAMAGPTHDVRIPRNRAVVMLVIDVSQSMRATDVQPNRMAAAQEAAKAFADELTPGINLGLIEYAGTATVLVQPTTNRDATKNALDKLQFADRTATGEGIFTALQAIATVGAVIGGGDTPPPARIVLFSDGKETMPTNPDNPKGAFTAARTAKDQGVPISTISFGTPYGFVEINDQRQPVPVDDSTMKKVAELSGGSWYNAASLAELKAVYATLQQQIGYETIKGDASVGWVRLGALVLALAALAALLINRRLPT
- a CDS encoding SPFH domain-containing protein, with the translated sequence MQGAVAGLVLLAVLVIFAIVVVAKSVALIPQAEAAVIERLGRYSRTVSGQLTLLVPFIDRVRARVDLRERVVSFPPQPVITEDNLTLNIDTVVYFQVTVPQAAVYEISNYIVGVEQLTTTTLRNVVGGMTLEQTLTSRDMINGQLRGVLDEATNRWGLRVARVELRSIDPPPSIQASMEKQMKADREKRAMILTAEGNRQAAITQAEGAKQAQILAAEGAKQAAILAAEADRQSRMLRAQGERAAAYLRAQGQAKAIEKTFAAIKAGRPTPEMLAYQYLQTLPEMARGDANKVWVVPSDFNAALQGFTRMLGTPGQDGVFRFEPSPVDDAPQHAAASDDADIADWFSTETDPAIAQAVAKAEASARQPLDGTPPGTPPQLAQ
- the fabG1 gene encoding 3-oxoacyl-ACP reductase FabG1, whose amino-acid sequence is MTDTATENTTESAADGGKPAFVSRSVLVTGGNRGIGLAIAQRLAADGHKVAVTHRGSGAPEGLFGVVCDVTDNEAVDRAFKEVEEHQGPVEVLVSNAGISKDAFLIRMTEERFEEVINANLTGAFRVAQRASRSMQRKRFGRIIFIGSVSGMWGIGNQANYAAAKAGLIGMARSISRELSKAGVTANVVAPGYIDTEMTRALDERIQAGALEFIPAKRVGTAEEVAGAVSFLASEDASYIAGAVIPVDGGMGMGH
- the inhA gene encoding NADH-dependent enoyl-ACP reductase InhA, whose protein sequence is MAGLLDGKRILVSGIITDSSIAFHIAKVAQEAGAQLVLTGFDRLRLIQRIADRLPEKAPLIELDVQNEEHLNTLADRVSAEIGEGNKLDGVVHSIGFMPQTGMGINPFFDAPYEDVSKGIHISAYSYASLAKALLPIMNPGGSIVGMDFDPSRAMPAYNWMTVAKSALESVNRFVAREAGKFGVRSNLVAAGPIRTLAMSAIVGGALGEEAGAQMQLLEEGWDQRAPIGWNMKDPTPVAKTVCAVLSDWLPATTGTIIFADGGASTQLL